In Marinitoga sp. 1197, a single window of DNA contains:
- a CDS encoding LytS/YhcK type 5TM receptor domain-containing protein, translating into MLENISLILLERVSLILVITYIIFQTYFIKNIFGKTLVARNKIILGIIGGLLGILGTIFGIEYSGAIVNYRDIGVILAGMTGGIPSGLIAAGISSIFRLSFGGITAFPCFLGTVTAGVLSGLISQHFGRKHFTFFNTLFYTTIIEVIHLTYVLIMVKPFSLAYDITFNILFPMVVTNALGVSFLNFMIKNLEENLELTAENAMTSIFIIMENSLNTIEFGFDEKSANIIARTILENSDFDAVALTDKRKILSHVGIGSDHHVSGLKIKTGATKKVIKSEKGLKIIGKNGINCEKKDCPLHSAIILPLKDLNNNLIGTLKLYYSKNKTIKNTDIVFGKKLSQTLSLIISISKMNEALKLATEEKLRELMANLSPHFLFNTLNAIKYISKKEPDNVNKFIDNLSNLLRYTLYENAKLVTIKEEIDFTKNYLELMKLRFKDKLDYEIKCNKNTESKEIPPFILQPLIENSIKHGMKDSKLLISLTIKENNDSISIVVEDNGKGFLGNKPKGKGLELIKNRLNAIYNENYELSIKSGIFGGAIVEIKIKNKVGELV; encoded by the coding sequence ATGTTAGAAAATATCAGTCTCATATTACTTGAAAGAGTATCTTTAATACTAGTAATTACATATATAATCTTTCAAACATATTTTATAAAAAATATATTTGGCAAAACATTAGTTGCCAGAAATAAGATTATTCTTGGTATTATAGGTGGGTTATTGGGAATTTTAGGAACAATATTTGGTATTGAATACAGTGGTGCAATAGTTAATTACAGAGATATTGGTGTAATTTTGGCAGGTATGACAGGTGGAATTCCATCAGGTTTGATAGCTGCAGGGATCTCATCAATATTTAGATTATCCTTTGGTGGAATAACAGCATTCCCTTGTTTTTTGGGAACCGTAACAGCTGGAGTATTAAGTGGACTTATATCCCAACATTTTGGAAGAAAACATTTTACTTTTTTTAATACGTTATTTTATACGACAATTATTGAAGTAATACATCTGACCTATGTTTTAATTATGGTAAAACCTTTTAGTCTTGCATATGATATAACTTTCAATATATTATTTCCTATGGTTGTAACAAATGCTCTTGGGGTTTCTTTTTTAAATTTTATGATAAAAAATTTAGAAGAAAACCTTGAACTTACAGCTGAGAATGCTATGACATCAATATTTATTATTATGGAAAATAGTTTAAATACAATAGAATTTGGTTTTGATGAAAAAAGCGCAAATATTATAGCCAGAACTATCCTTGAGAATAGCGACTTCGATGCTGTAGCATTAACTGATAAAAGAAAAATATTATCTCATGTTGGTATAGGAAGCGATCATCATGTTTCTGGATTAAAAATAAAGACTGGAGCAACAAAAAAAGTTATAAAAAGCGAAAAAGGTTTAAAGATTATTGGAAAAAATGGAATAAATTGTGAAAAAAAAGATTGCCCTTTACACTCGGCAATAATATTGCCATTAAAAGATTTAAATAATAACTTAATAGGTACCTTAAAACTATATTATTCAAAAAATAAAACCATAAAAAATACAGATATTGTTTTTGGGAAAAAGTTATCTCAAACGTTATCTTTGATAATATCTATATCAAAAATGAATGAAGCTTTAAAACTTGCTACAGAAGAAAAATTAAGAGAATTAATGGCAAATTTGAGCCCGCATTTTTTATTCAATACTTTAAATGCCATCAAATATATATCAAAAAAAGAACCTGATAATGTAAACAAATTTATAGATAATCTCTCTAATTTACTACGGTATACATTATATGAAAATGCAAAACTTGTTACTATAAAAGAAGAAATAGATTTTACAAAAAACTATTTAGAATTAATGAAATTAAGGTTCAAAGACAAGCTGGATTATGAAATAAAATGCAACAAAAATACAGAAAGTAAAGAAATTCCTCCATTTATTCTCCAACCACTTATAGAAAATTCCATAAAACATGGTATGAAAGACAGTAAACTTCTCATAAGTTTAACAATAAAAGAAAATAATGATTCCATTTCTATTGTGGTAGAAGATAATGGAAAAGGTTTTTTAGGAAATAAACCTAAAGGGAAAGGTTTAGAATTGATAAAAAACAGATTAAATGCAATATATAATGAAAATTATGAATTAAGCATAAAGTCTGGAATATTTGGCGGAGCAATTGTTGAAATAAAAATAAAAAATAAAGTTGGTGAATTAGTATGA
- a CDS encoding LytR/AlgR family response regulator transcription factor, translated as MIKVVIIDDEYYARESLKELIKEMTSFEILGCFENVENFLKSKIKNDTDVVFLDIELPKITGIKASKYLEKYKIVFVTAYSEYAVDAFEVHALDYLTKPVSEIRFIETINRIEKEFKNTKLNKLAVENNKEIIFLDFEEIYYFEYFNKKILAITKNGEYTLKHFKNLNKFEKEIPYSFLRVHKSYIINLEYVDKFIKDLNSLEMRNGKIIPIGKTYIKNIRNILNI; from the coding sequence ATGATAAAGGTTGTAATTATAGATGATGAATATTACGCAAGAGAAAGTCTGAAAGAATTAATAAAAGAAATGACTTCTTTTGAAATATTAGGTTGTTTTGAAAATGTTGAAAATTTTCTGAAAAGCAAAATAAAAAATGATACTGATGTGGTCTTTCTTGATATAGAATTACCAAAAATAACAGGAATAAAAGCCTCAAAATATTTAGAAAAATATAAAATCGTTTTTGTTACAGCTTATTCTGAATATGCAGTTGATGCTTTTGAAGTACATGCATTGGACTATTTGACAAAACCAGTCTCGGAAATAAGATTTATAGAAACAATTAATAGAATAGAAAAAGAATTCAAAAATACAAAACTCAACAAATTAGCAGTAGAAAATAATAAAGAAATAATATTTTTAGATTTTGAGGAAATATATTATTTTGAATATTTTAACAAAAAAATACTGGCAATTACAAAAAATGGTGAATATACACTCAAACACTTTAAAAATTTAAATAAATTTGAAAAAGAAATTCCTTACTCTTTTTTAAGAGTACATAAATCTTATATAATAAATCTCGAATATGTTGATAAATTTATCAAAGACCTAAATTCACTTGAAATGAGAAATGGAAAAATTATTCCTATAGGAAAAACATATATAAAAAATATTAGAAATATTTTGAATATTTAA
- a CDS encoding carbon starvation CstA family protein, whose product MNSLLLAILAFVGYWIAYNTYGKWISRKIFKLDDKNPVPSKEFEDGVDYVPTKKHILFGHHFTTIAGTGPIVGPAIGVIWGWVPAFIWVFLGSIFMGAVHDFTSLIVSARNQGKTIGELTGNLINERTAKIFLVLIQFLLWIVLAVFGLIVALLFNMYPQSVFPVWMEIPIAMWLSYMIYNKGKNDTVYSIIAVILMYVTIAIGVIFPIKGISVVTWIYILMAYVFFASTLPVHKLLQPRDYINSHELLIAIALLVLGIIVGHPKIVAPAFQTVPDAPPIFPILFITIACGAISGFHSLAASGTTVKQLEKETDAHAIGYGGMIMEGVLATIVIIAVTAGLGMNGGGVEAFTSHYASWAAASGLGAKLSAVINGSANLMNSYGIPLDLAKTIMAVFIVSFAGTTMDSSARIQRFALQELFTNKEKEIVIKPLKNRFISTAVVILAAMALALSADGGKGALILWPVFGALNQLLAGLALLIGTVYLAKKKKPIWITGLPMLFMMIITLYATTLNLKKFIAANNGLLIFVTVVTLIIAFWILIEGFIAIAKANKEPEVVEEEI is encoded by the coding sequence ATGAACTCATTGCTTTTAGCAATATTAGCATTTGTTGGATATTGGATAGCCTATAACACTTATGGAAAATGGATATCCAGAAAGATTTTTAAATTGGATGATAAAAATCCTGTACCTTCAAAAGAATTTGAAGACGGTGTTGACTATGTTCCTACTAAAAAACATATATTATTTGGTCATCATTTCACAACCATAGCTGGTACCGGACCGATAGTTGGTCCTGCAATTGGTGTAATATGGGGTTGGGTTCCTGCATTTATATGGGTATTTTTAGGTTCTATATTCATGGGAGCAGTTCATGATTTTACATCCCTCATAGTATCTGCAAGAAATCAGGGAAAGACTATAGGTGAATTAACAGGAAATTTAATAAACGAAAGAACAGCTAAAATATTCCTTGTATTAATACAATTCCTATTATGGATAGTATTAGCTGTATTTGGATTAATAGTTGCCTTATTATTTAATATGTATCCACAATCTGTATTTCCTGTATGGATGGAAATACCGATAGCAATGTGGCTAAGTTATATGATATATAATAAAGGAAAAAATGATACAGTATATTCTATTATAGCTGTTATATTAATGTATGTAACAATAGCAATAGGAGTAATCTTCCCAATAAAAGGTATTTCTGTTGTTACATGGATTTATATATTAATGGCATATGTATTTTTTGCCTCAACATTGCCTGTTCACAAGTTACTACAACCAAGAGATTATATAAATTCACATGAATTATTGATAGCCATTGCCCTATTAGTATTGGGTATTATAGTTGGTCACCCTAAAATAGTTGCTCCAGCATTTCAAACAGTACCTGATGCACCACCAATATTCCCTATATTATTTATAACAATAGCCTGTGGCGCTATTTCTGGATTCCATAGTTTGGCTGCTTCTGGAACAACTGTTAAACAACTTGAAAAGGAAACAGATGCACATGCAATAGGTTACGGCGGAATGATAATGGAAGGTGTTTTAGCAACGATAGTAATAATTGCAGTTACTGCTGGTTTAGGGATGAATGGAGGAGGAGTTGAAGCATTTACATCACATTATGCATCATGGGCAGCAGCAAGTGGTTTGGGAGCAAAATTATCTGCTGTAATTAATGGTTCAGCGAACTTAATGAATTCATATGGTATCCCTCTTGATCTTGCAAAAACAATAATGGCTGTATTCATTGTTTCATTTGCTGGAACAACTATGGATTCATCAGCAAGAATTCAAAGATTCGCATTACAGGAATTATTTACAAATAAAGAAAAAGAAATAGTTATAAAGCCTTTAAAAAATAGATTTATTTCTACAGCAGTAGTTATATTGGCAGCAATGGCATTAGCATTATCAGCTGATGGAGGTAAGGGAGCATTAATTTTATGGCCTGTATTTGGTGCATTAAACCAGCTTTTAGCAGGTTTGGCATTATTAATAGGAACAGTATATCTTGCTAAAAAGAAAAAACCTATATGGATTACAGGATTACCCATGTTATTTATGATGATTATAACATTATATGCAACAACTTTGAACTTAAAGAAATTCATTGCGGCAAATAATGGTCTTCTTATCTTTGTAACTGTGGTTACCCTTATAATAGCTTTCTGGATTTTAATAGAAGGATTTATTGCAATAGCAAAAGCAAACAAAGAACCTGAAGTAGTAGAAGAGGAAATTTAA
- a CDS encoding adenosylcobalamin-dependent ribonucleoside-diphosphate reductase produces the protein MNLDEFLDIYSDIKPSENAERILRDRYLLKDGEGNYIEHTWKDISKRVSRYIVSSETLYTDDLEFIKNTEIKFFKLLNSRVFLPNSPTLFNAGKTLPNDLFSKKIDEMTFEDYKKIYNSRTRHNMLSACFVVPLEDSMDGIFEAVKNAALIQKYGGGVGYDFSVLRPKDSSIAGTGGKSSGPISFMHVFNTTASTIEQGGARRGAQMAVMRYDHPDIIDFINSKKNNDGKSVLNYFNISVNFDDPKEFLKKLENDEEIELSHPNSNIKKTIKARELFDLIANNAWKSGDPGMLFLGRHNKYYALEDVTPVSATNPCGEEPLPPYGSCNLGSIDISKVVDYVETGNPDGDNKELFKELIYWTVRFLDNVIDINVYPLKQIDKVSKEQRFIGLGIMGLADAMYKKELPYNSDEGRKFMAETLAQFAYYSHLASAELARERGNFPLFEKSKYKNGFIPFPMLSDKYSENIRTWNSLIKEHFYGESKKYKRNVQVNTIAPTGSISNLADTSSGIEPNFMLAYIRYMTDKEGNRVPLSYMNKILRKRLDGILTEELEAEIIEKGSIQNIENIPSNIKKIFVTAMDITGMDHLLAQNVIQSYLDASCSKTINLPKEASVEDIKNIYKRAMELNLKGITIYRDGSLETQVLTRTKKEDKKVTFFVLDEKHKLRAKPRKETLKSVTRKYKTKSGTVYITVSFDDNNEAIEIFLSDGTETAEIIGRLSSIALRSGVSVDEILEQLSKVKGTYCKGISKEIRLALKDFEELWKDNEIEIFHIGKPLSREEVEKFVHANKLEYTKGYYIDNEGNTYCPTCLSKNSLLMAEGCISCKTCGWSKCS, from the coding sequence ATGAATCTTGACGAATTTTTGGATATTTATAGCGATATAAAACCATCAGAGAATGCCGAAAGAATATTAAGAGACAGATATCTATTAAAAGATGGTGAAGGGAATTACATAGAACATACATGGAAAGATATATCAAAAAGAGTATCGAGATACATAGTAAGTTCTGAAACATTATATACTGATGATTTGGAATTCATAAAAAATACTGAAATAAAATTTTTTAAATTACTAAATAGCAGAGTTTTTTTGCCAAATAGTCCAACATTATTTAACGCGGGAAAAACTTTGCCAAATGATTTATTTTCAAAAAAAATAGACGAAATGACATTTGAAGATTATAAAAAAATATATAATTCAAGAACAAGACATAATATGTTATCAGCATGTTTTGTAGTTCCGCTTGAAGACTCGATGGATGGCATTTTTGAAGCTGTAAAAAATGCAGCTTTAATTCAAAAATATGGTGGAGGTGTGGGTTATGATTTTTCAGTATTAAGGCCAAAAGACAGTTCAATTGCTGGTACAGGCGGAAAATCATCTGGTCCCATAAGTTTTATGCATGTATTTAACACTACAGCCTCAACTATAGAACAGGGAGGTGCAAGACGCGGAGCTCAGATGGCAGTAATGCGTTATGATCATCCGGATATTATTGATTTTATAAATTCGAAAAAAAATAATGATGGAAAATCTGTATTAAATTATTTTAATATCTCGGTTAATTTTGATGATCCTAAAGAATTTTTAAAAAAATTAGAAAATGATGAAGAAATAGAATTATCTCATCCTAATTCAAATATAAAAAAAACAATTAAAGCAAGAGAATTATTTGATTTAATTGCTAATAATGCGTGGAAATCTGGAGATCCTGGAATGCTATTTTTAGGGCGGCATAATAAATATTATGCTTTAGAGGATGTTACACCTGTAAGCGCTACTAATCCCTGTGGAGAAGAACCTTTACCGCCATATGGGAGCTGTAATTTGGGTTCTATCGATATATCAAAGGTTGTAGATTATGTAGAAACTGGCAATCCTGATGGTGATAATAAAGAATTATTTAAAGAATTAATATACTGGACTGTAAGGTTTCTGGATAATGTTATCGATATAAATGTATATCCTCTAAAACAAATAGATAAAGTATCAAAAGAACAGAGATTTATAGGACTTGGAATAATGGGACTTGCTGATGCTATGTACAAAAAAGAACTGCCATATAATTCTGATGAAGGTAGAAAATTTATGGCAGAAACCTTAGCACAATTTGCGTATTATTCTCATCTTGCAAGTGCAGAATTAGCCAGAGAAAGAGGAAATTTTCCATTATTTGAAAAATCAAAATATAAAAATGGATTTATACCATTTCCTATGTTGTCAGATAAATACTCTGAAAATATCAGAACCTGGAATTCACTTATAAAAGAACATTTTTATGGAGAATCAAAAAAATATAAAAGAAATGTTCAGGTAAATACAATAGCTCCAACTGGATCAATTTCTAACTTAGCCGATACATCAAGTGGAATAGAACCGAATTTTATGCTCGCCTACATTAGATATATGACTGATAAAGAAGGAAACAGAGTTCCATTATCCTACATGAATAAAATATTGAGAAAAAGGTTAGATGGGATATTAACAGAGGAATTAGAAGCCGAAATAATAGAAAAAGGATCTATTCAAAATATAGAAAATATACCCTCGAATATAAAAAAAATATTTGTAACTGCAATGGATATAACAGGTATGGATCATTTGCTGGCTCAAAATGTTATACAGAGTTATTTAGATGCATCGTGTTCAAAAACAATAAATTTACCCAAAGAAGCAAGTGTTGAAGATATAAAAAATATTTATAAAAGAGCCATGGAATTAAATTTAAAAGGGATTACAATATATAGAGATGGATCATTAGAAACACAGGTTTTAACTAGAACAAAAAAAGAAGATAAAAAAGTAACATTTTTTGTACTTGATGAAAAACATAAGTTACGCGCAAAGCCAAGGAAAGAAACATTAAAAAGTGTAACAAGAAAATACAAAACAAAGTCTGGGACGGTTTATATTACCGTATCTTTTGATGATAATAATGAAGCTATAGAAATTTTCTTATCTGACGGAACAGAAACAGCAGAAATAATAGGAAGATTATCTTCAATAGCATTAAGGTCAGGTGTTTCTGTAGATGAAATATTGGAACAACTTTCAAAAGTAAAAGGAACATATTGTAAAGGAATTTCAAAAGAAATAAGACTTGCGCTTAAAGATTTTGAAGAACTTTGGAAAGACAATGAAATTGAAATTTTTCATATTGGCAAACCTTTGAGTAGAGAAGAAGTTGAGAAATTTGTTCATGCAAATAAACTTGAATATACAAAAGGCTATTATATAGATAATGAAGGAAATACTTACTGTCCAACATGCTTAAGTAAAAATTCATTATTAATGGCAGAAGGATGTATTTCATGTAAAACATGTGGATGGTCAAAATGTTCATAA
- a CDS encoding Na+/H+ antiporter NhaC family protein codes for MRKKLTVFFIMVVFVLMATLAFADGGEAAKVVYGFWSLIPPLLAIALAFITKEVILSLLLGVFSGALISVFANSSSGFFMKLVESYTKTFEYPVNALADGWHAGIIIFTLTIGGMVGVIAKMGGTRAIANALAKKARTAKSAQLATALMGVVVFFDDYANTLIVGPTMRPLTDKLKVSREKLSYIVDSTAAPVATMAAISTWIGYELGLIGDAFKSINVDVNPYSVFFQSIPYRMYGLFALVMVFMVGFMMRDFGPMYEAEKRARLTGKVLADGAEPMLSTDFEKDLEKDNIPLKVSNALVPILTLIIFAFIGLWYSGGGLDKPFTWDGIRDAFGDADASAALIWASALASIVAIVMAVSQGIMTLKKAIEAWVEGAKSLIITTIILILAWSIGSIATDLGTADYLVQIVSNSLPGWTIPVLVFILSSIVAFATGTSWGTMAIMLPIAIPLAAHYTGNELTPLIYATLGAVLTGATFGDHCSPISDTTIMSSMASSADHIDHVKTQLPYALTAALIAAIVGYIPVGLGMPVWISLILGVVSLWAVLRFYGKSTKLEDLKA; via the coding sequence ATGAGAAAGAAACTCACAGTTTTTTTTATCATGGTGGTGTTTGTTTTAATGGCGACTCTGGCTTTTGCTGATGGCGGAGAAGCGGCAAAAGTAGTTTATGGATTCTGGTCGTTAATTCCACCTCTATTAGCTATTGCTTTGGCTTTTATTACTAAAGAGGTTATATTATCATTATTGTTAGGTGTTTTTTCAGGAGCATTAATTAGTGTTTTTGCTAATTCTAGTTCAGGATTTTTTATGAAATTAGTGGAAAGTTATACTAAAACATTTGAATATCCTGTAAATGCTTTAGCTGATGGATGGCATGCTGGAATTATTATCTTTACATTAACCATTGGAGGTATGGTTGGTGTTATAGCTAAAATGGGAGGAACGAGAGCAATAGCAAATGCTCTTGCTAAAAAGGCTAGAACAGCAAAAAGCGCACAATTAGCTACAGCTTTAATGGGTGTTGTCGTCTTTTTTGATGACTATGCTAATACTTTAATTGTTGGACCTACAATGAGACCATTAACAGATAAATTAAAGGTTTCAAGGGAAAAGTTATCTTATATTGTTGATTCTACAGCCGCACCTGTTGCAACTATGGCAGCTATTTCCACATGGATAGGATATGAACTTGGTTTAATTGGTGACGCATTTAAATCAATAAACGTAGATGTTAATCCATATTCTGTATTTTTCCAATCAATACCTTATAGAATGTATGGATTATTTGCCTTAGTTATGGTGTTTATGGTTGGTTTTATGATGAGGGATTTCGGACCAATGTATGAAGCAGAAAAAAGGGCAAGATTAACAGGAAAGGTTTTAGCAGATGGTGCAGAACCTATGTTATCAACAGATTTTGAAAAAGATCTTGAAAAAGATAATATACCTTTAAAAGTTTCAAATGCTTTGGTCCCAATTCTCACTTTGATTATTTTTGCTTTTATTGGATTATGGTATTCTGGTGGTGGACTTGATAAACCTTTTACATGGGATGGCATCAGAGACGCTTTTGGTGATGCTGATGCTTCAGCAGCATTAATATGGGCTTCAGCTTTAGCAAGTATTGTTGCTATTGTTATGGCAGTGTCACAGGGAATTATGACATTGAAAAAAGCAATAGAAGCTTGGGTTGAAGGAGCCAAATCCCTAATAATTACCACAATTATATTAATACTCGCATGGTCAATTGGTTCTATAGCAACAGATTTAGGAACAGCTGATTATCTGGTTCAGATTGTTTCGAATTCATTACCAGGTTGGACAATTCCTGTTTTAGTATTTATTTTATCTTCAATAGTTGCATTTGCAACAGGTACCTCATGGGGAACTATGGCTATAATGTTACCAATAGCAATTCCTTTAGCAGCACATTATACTGGCAATGAATTGACTCCATTAATCTATGCAACACTAGGAGCTGTATTAACAGGAGCAACATTTGGAGACCATTGCTCTCCAATTTCAGACACAACTATTATGTCATCAATGGCATCATCCGCTGATCATATTGATCACGTAAAAACACAGTTGCCTTACGCTTTAACAGCCGCACTTATTGCTGCAATAGTTGGGTATATTCCTGTTGGTCTGGGAATGCCTGTATGGATTTCTTTGATTTTAGGTGTAGTTTCTCTCTGGGCTGTTTTGAGATTCTACGGGAAATCTACAAAATTAGAGGATTTAAAAGCCTAA
- the trxB gene encoding thioredoxin-disulfide reductase gives MFFDLGTSKSKSNIKEYYDMIIIGGGPAGVAAGIYAVQGGIKPLIIEKDLDGGQINLTEYVENYPGFSSITGEELAEKMGEHAKKFGVEFHYGEVINVNFEKEEKIISLDDGNIVKAKTVVIATGATPRKLNVPGEKEFAGRGVSYCATCDGHFFKNQKVAVIGGGNTAVEEALYLSKIAKEVYIIHRRDKLRADKIYQDKAFNTANIKFIWNSVVKEIKGDKKVNQLVLENRENGEVSNFDVDGVFVFVGLLPVTQLFKDKIKLDDYGYIIVDEHRETNVKGVFAAGDVIQKELRQIITAAADGAIAASFAVREYFN, from the coding sequence ATGTTTTTTGATTTGGGAACCTCTAAAAGTAAAAGCAATATAAAAGAATATTATGATATGATTATTATAGGTGGAGGTCCTGCTGGTGTTGCAGCTGGTATATATGCTGTTCAAGGTGGAATCAAGCCGTTGATAATAGAAAAGGATTTAGATGGTGGTCAGATTAATTTAACCGAATATGTTGAGAATTATCCTGGTTTTTCATCAATTACTGGTGAAGAATTAGCAGAAAAAATGGGAGAACATGCTAAGAAATTTGGTGTTGAATTTCATTATGGTGAGGTTATTAATGTAAATTTTGAGAAAGAAGAAAAAATAATTTCTCTTGATGATGGAAATATTGTAAAAGCAAAAACAGTAGTTATAGCTACTGGCGCAACACCGAGGAAATTAAACGTACCAGGCGAGAAAGAATTTGCAGGTCGTGGAGTTTCTTACTGTGCAACTTGTGATGGACATTTTTTCAAAAATCAGAAAGTTGCTGTAATTGGCGGGGGAAATACCGCGGTAGAAGAAGCATTATATCTTTCAAAAATAGCCAAAGAAGTTTATATTATTCATAGAAGAGATAAATTAAGAGCCGATAAAATCTATCAGGATAAAGCATTTAATACAGCTAATATAAAATTTATATGGAATTCTGTTGTTAAAGAAATTAAAGGAGATAAAAAGGTAAATCAATTAGTACTTGAAAACAGAGAAAATGGTGAAGTATCAAATTTTGATGTTGATGGTGTATTTGTATTTGTGGGTTTATTACCTGTAACTCAATTATTTAAAGATAAAATAAAATTGGATGATTATGGATATATAATAGTAGACGAACATAGAGAAACAAATGTAAAAGGTGTTTTTGCTGCAGGAGATGTTATACAAAAAGAATTGAGACAAATCATAACTGCAGCTGCTGATGGAGCAATCGCAGCATCGTTTGCAGTAAGAGAATATTTTAATTAA
- the pdo gene encoding protein disulfide oxidoreductase, translated as MEKLLDEKTLEQVRELLSEMKGRVKIILFEKENCEYCDVTKQLYTELKEGVENVDLDIYDINSPIAEEYEIDKTLAPATVILASNGTDLGVRFYGIPSGHEFSTLLQDLILLSKNGEVELSEDAVAKLRNINKKMRLRVFVTPTCPYCPRAVLSAQQAAMINENINGEMVEANEFFEISSKHNVSSVPHTVIEVFENGEWVVKGEFIGAYPEPNFVEEVLKAVEG; from the coding sequence GTGGAAAAATTATTAGATGAAAAAACATTAGAACAAGTTAGGGAATTATTATCAGAAATGAAAGGCAGAGTAAAAATAATATTATTTGAAAAGGAAAATTGCGAATATTGTGATGTAACAAAACAGTTATACACAGAATTAAAAGAAGGTGTTGAAAACGTAGATTTGGATATTTATGATATAAACTCACCTATTGCCGAAGAATATGAAATAGATAAAACTTTAGCTCCAGCTACAGTTATATTAGCCTCAAATGGGACAGATTTAGGTGTAAGATTTTATGGTATACCATCCGGACACGAATTCAGCACATTATTACAGGATTTGATATTATTATCCAAAAATGGCGAAGTAGAATTATCCGAAGATGCTGTAGCAAAATTAAGAAATATAAATAAAAAAATGAGATTAAGAGTTTTTGTTACCCCAACATGTCCATACTGCCCAAGAGCAGTATTATCAGCACAACAAGCTGCAATGATAAATGAAAACATCAATGGTGAAATGGTTGAAGCAAATGAATTTTTCGAAATATCTTCAAAACATAACGTAAGTTCTGTCCCACATACTGTTATAGAAGTATTTGAAAATGGCGAATGGGTAGTAAAAGGTGAATTCATAGGTGCATATCCTGAACCAAACTTTGTTGAAGAAGTATTAAAAGCTGTGGAGGGATAA
- a CDS encoding PadR family transcriptional regulator, with protein sequence MESMNKCKVFNKSGKLICDLLLILIAEKASYGYELSNRLCEMGITIPEGIGQKGRVYRALSELEKRKEIEFDWDITSSPPRKIYKVTKKGKERISNFIIEMEEQIVVLKNFIKKAKENI encoded by the coding sequence ATGGAATCCATGAATAAATGTAAAGTCTTTAATAAAAGCGGGAAATTAATATGTGATCTTTTGTTGATACTAATTGCAGAGAAAGCCAGTTATGGCTATGAATTATCAAATAGATTATGTGAGATGGGAATAACTATACCAGAAGGAATTGGTCAAAAAGGAAGGGTATACAGAGCTTTATCTGAATTGGAAAAAAGAAAAGAAATAGAATTTGATTGGGATATCACATCTAGCCCACCAAGAAAAATATATAAAGTTACTAAAAAAGGAAAAGAAAGAATAAGTAATTTTATTATAGAGATGGAAGAGCAAATTGTAGTATTGAAGAATTTTATTAAAAAAGCAAAAGAAAATATATAA